A genomic stretch from Mus pahari chromosome 6, PAHARI_EIJ_v1.1, whole genome shotgun sequence includes:
- the Dmrtb1 gene encoding doublesex- and mab-3-related transcription factor B1, with the protein MLRTPKCSRCRNHGYLVPVKGHAGKCRWKQCICDKCYLITERQKIMAAQKVLKTQDAEEQVATVGTQGPQQPPRAPAAAAAGATATATASSSSLCPLPRAAPGDAGPGPAATCFLQRPPQAPSPGPSTFQLGPSGRPGPSTFQPRPGAPGGLRDRRPAWLPQLRPQAPRPELCYPDKHRPVRPVPRLPFADYGHPLKFKSDHVVGAGYPERESCKQCPACVPVPPYQLFPLAEGQDSSSALGVPQQRGFRHVSCSPYHGRGLMSEPARDLQPTYCSPPPPLPLPPPPPLPAPPPMPQQPHFLPPGYLSALHFLPPPPPPPSPPSFSLTVLYDTDKENTNDQDAAAPSEPSQHSPQAQSN; encoded by the exons ATGCTTCGCACCCCCAAGTGTTCTAGGTGCCGGAACCATGGCTATCTGGTCCCAGTCAAGGGCCATGCGGGCAAATGCCGCTGGAAGCAGTGCATCTGTGACAAGTGCTACCTGATCACCGAGCGCCAGAAGATCATGGCTGCCCAGAAGGTGCTCAAAACCCAAGATGCGGAGGAGCAGGTGGCGACCGTGGGCACGCAGGGTCCCCAGCAGCCTCCTAGGGCTCCAGCAGCGGCGGCAGCGGgggccaccgccaccgccaccgcctcGAGCTCCAGCCTTTGCCCGCTGCCTAGGGCGGCTCCGGGAGATGCTGGGCCAGGCCCGGCGGCCACTTGCTTCCTCCAGAGGCCCCCGCAGGCTCCGAGCCCAGGCCCGAGCACCTTCCAGCTGGGCCCAAGTGGCCGCCCGGGCCCCAGCACCTTCCAGCCTAGACCGGGGGCCCCCGGGGGACTGCGCGACCGTCGCCCCGCGTGGCTGCCCCAGCTCAGGCCACAGGCGCCCAGGCCCGAGCTTTGCTACCCGGATAAGCACCGGCCAGTGCGGCCCGTGCCCCGACTGCCGTTCGCCGACTACG GGCACCCTCTGAAATTCAAGTCTGATCATGTGGTAGGAGCTGGGTACCCTGAGAGAGAGTCGTGCAAGCAGTGCCCTGCCTGTGTCCCCGTGCCACCCTACCAGCTCTTCCCACTTGCGGAAGGCCAGGATTCATCCTCTGCTCTGGGGGTCCCTCAACAAAGAGGTTTCCGGCATGTCTCCTGCAGCCCCTACCACGGAAGAGGCTTG ATGTCAGAGCCAGCCAGAGACCTGCAGCCAACCTACTGCTCACCACCGCCGCCACTGCCactgccgccgccaccaccactgccagcacCCCCACCCATGCCACAGCAGCCCCACTTCCTCCCACCAGGCTACCTCTCTGCTCTCCActtcctgccaccaccaccaccaccaccatctccaccGTCTTTCTCGCTGACCGTCCTGTACGATACAGACAAGGAGAATACCA